From the Streptomyces nigrescens genome, one window contains:
- a CDS encoding HelD family protein — MAAHNATHAPDHASDSVRDREIEAEQTHLDRVYRRLEEKIHEAEFLMDDAAKRGQVGTPGALAERDAQVFQAGVHLHRLNSEYEDFLFGRIDLLLGKDGKKGPDGAFTSVEPADGAIEDGRATIAETLHIGRLGVLDADYSPLVIDWRAPAAAPFYRATPVAPGRVVRRRVIRSKGRKVLGVEDDLMRPEVTATLDGEELPAIGDGALMAALGRARSHTMRDIVASIQAEQDKVIRAPAASVTEVEGGPGTGKTAVALHRAAYLLYQDRRRYAGGILIVSPTPLLVAYTEGVLPSLGEEGQVAIRALGSLVDGAEATAYDPPAVSRIKGSSRMQKLLRKAARGALELAAPGAPHTGREAATAAANGSNGGGAPDGDAQLSLEDLFEASGDDSERDAAANGSRRRRHRAPRPAQPAAGPPAHLRVVAFGGRIELDADELRAIRQSALGGTAPVNLLRPRARRLILDALWTKSGAARRYTDPELAAEAREGFDEDITTEPDFQEFLDAWWPELTPRGVLAAMADERLLGRWARRLLNPREVRQLARSLQRLDRGGHGPLSVHDVALLDELQMVLGAPMRPPRPREADPLDHLTGLEELTTHADRMGGGRSRRERLEEERTDYAHVIVDEAQDLTPMQWRMVGRRGRHATWTVVGDPAQSSWSDPDEAAVARDEALGTRPRRRFTLTVNYRNPAEIAELAARVLALAMPGMASPKAVRSTGLEPRFALVADGTGTGTGNGNGRARSGDDTALAQATVAEAERLLGEVDGTVGVVVAMNRRAQARRWLAPLGDRVVALGSLEAKGLEYDATLVVSPAEIADESPAGLRVLYVALTRATQQLTVLSAERDEPDAAGVPDLLRD, encoded by the coding sequence GTGGCCGCGCACAACGCCACGCACGCACCGGATCACGCTTCGGATTCCGTACGCGACCGCGAGATCGAGGCCGAGCAGACGCATCTGGACCGTGTCTACCGGCGCCTTGAGGAGAAGATCCACGAGGCAGAGTTCCTGATGGACGACGCCGCCAAGCGCGGCCAGGTCGGCACGCCCGGCGCGCTCGCCGAGCGCGACGCCCAGGTCTTCCAGGCCGGCGTCCATCTCCACCGCCTGAATTCCGAGTACGAGGACTTCCTCTTCGGCCGGATCGACCTGCTCCTCGGCAAGGACGGCAAGAAGGGCCCGGACGGCGCCTTCACCTCCGTCGAACCCGCCGACGGCGCGATCGAGGACGGCCGCGCCACGATCGCCGAGACGCTGCACATCGGGCGTCTCGGTGTCCTCGACGCGGACTACTCCCCGCTGGTCATCGACTGGCGGGCGCCGGCCGCCGCCCCCTTCTACCGGGCCACCCCGGTCGCCCCCGGCCGGGTCGTCCGCCGGCGGGTGATCCGCTCCAAGGGCCGTAAGGTCCTCGGCGTCGAGGACGATCTGATGCGTCCGGAGGTCACCGCGACGCTGGACGGCGAGGAGCTGCCGGCGATCGGTGACGGCGCGCTGATGGCCGCGCTGGGCCGGGCCCGCAGCCACACCATGCGGGACATCGTCGCCTCCATCCAGGCCGAGCAGGACAAGGTGATCCGGGCGCCCGCCGCCTCCGTCACCGAGGTCGAGGGCGGGCCCGGCACGGGCAAGACCGCGGTCGCCCTGCACCGCGCCGCCTACCTCCTCTACCAGGACCGCCGCCGCTACGCGGGCGGCATCCTGATCGTCTCCCCGACCCCGCTGCTGGTCGCGTACACCGAAGGCGTGCTGCCGTCGCTGGGCGAGGAGGGCCAGGTCGCCATCCGGGCACTCGGCTCGCTCGTGGACGGCGCCGAGGCGACCGCCTACGACCCGCCGGCGGTGTCCCGTATCAAGGGCTCGTCGCGGATGCAGAAGCTGCTGCGCAAGGCGGCCCGCGGCGCGCTGGAGCTGGCCGCGCCGGGCGCACCGCACACCGGCCGGGAGGCCGCCACGGCCGCGGCGAACGGGTCGAACGGGGGAGGGGCCCCCGACGGGGACGCCCAGCTGTCCCTGGAGGACCTCTTCGAGGCGTCCGGGGACGACAGCGAACGGGACGCGGCCGCCAACGGGAGCCGCAGGAGACGCCACAGAGCCCCGCGTCCCGCCCAGCCCGCCGCGGGCCCGCCCGCCCATCTGCGGGTCGTCGCGTTCGGCGGCCGGATCGAGCTGGACGCCGACGAGCTGCGTGCCATCCGGCAGTCCGCGCTCGGCGGCACCGCACCGGTCAACCTGCTGCGCCCGCGGGCCCGCCGGCTGATCCTGGACGCCCTGTGGACCAAGTCGGGCGCCGCGCGCCGCTACACCGACCCCGAACTCGCCGCCGAGGCCCGCGAGGGCTTCGACGAGGACATCACCACCGAGCCCGACTTCCAGGAGTTCCTGGACGCCTGGTGGCCCGAGCTGACCCCGCGCGGGGTGCTGGCCGCCATGGCCGACGAGCGTCTGCTCGGCCGCTGGGCACGCCGTCTCCTCAACCCGCGCGAGGTACGCCAACTGGCCCGCTCGCTGCAGCGGCTGGACCGCGGTGGCCACGGCCCGCTGTCGGTGCACGATGTCGCGCTGCTGGACGAGCTCCAGATGGTCCTGGGTGCCCCGATGCGTCCGCCCCGCCCGCGCGAGGCCGATCCGCTGGACCACCTGACCGGCCTGGAGGAGCTGACCACCCACGCGGACCGCATGGGCGGCGGCCGCAGCCGGCGCGAACGGCTGGAGGAGGAGCGCACCGACTACGCCCATGTCATCGTCGACGAGGCGCAGGACCTGACGCCCATGCAGTGGCGGATGGTCGGCCGCCGCGGCCGGCACGCGACCTGGACGGTCGTCGGCGACCCCGCGCAGTCCTCCTGGTCCGACCCGGACGAGGCCGCCGTCGCCCGCGACGAGGCGCTCGGCACCCGCCCGCGCCGCCGCTTCACCCTCACCGTGAACTACCGCAACCCCGCGGAGATCGCCGAACTGGCCGCCCGGGTGCTGGCGCTGGCGATGCCCGGTATGGCGTCCCCGAAGGCGGTCCGCTCCACGGGCCTGGAGCCCCGCTTCGCGCTCGTCGCGGACGGGACCGGGACCGGGACCGGGAACGGGAACGGGCGGGCCCGGTCCGGCGACGACACGGCGCTGGCGCAGGCCACGGTGGCCGAGGCGGAGCGGCTGCTGGGCGAGGTGGACGGCACGGTCGGCGTCGTGGTGGCCATGAACCGCCGTGCGCAGGCCCGCCGTTGGCTGGCGCCGCTCGGCGACCGGGTGGTGGCGCTGGGATCCCTGGAGGCCAAGGGGCTGGAGTACGACGCGACGCTGGTGGTCTCACCGGCCGAGATCGCCGACGAGTCCCCGGCCGGCCTGCGGGTCCTGTACGTGGCGCTGACCCGGGCCACCCAGCAGCTGACCGTGCTCTCGGCCGAACGGGACGAGCCGGACGCGGCCGGAGTGCCCGACCTGCTGCGGGACTGA
- a CDS encoding sigma-70 family RNA polymerase sigma factor: MRKDAVVADRTTPEEELMRALYDDHAGPLLAFVLRLVAGDRHRAEDVVQETLVRAWRNADQLQRATGSIRPWLVTVARRIVIDGHRSRKARPQEVDATPLETMPAADVIDRALRLMTISEALSDLSQAHREALVETYFKERTVSEAAEVLRVPAGTVRSRVFYALRSLKLSLEERGVTE; this comes from the coding sequence GTGCGTAAGGATGCCGTCGTGGCAGACAGGACGACACCTGAAGAGGAGCTCATGCGAGCCCTCTACGACGATCATGCGGGCCCGCTTCTCGCCTTCGTCCTGCGATTGGTGGCGGGCGACCGGCATCGCGCGGAGGACGTGGTGCAGGAGACGCTGGTGCGCGCCTGGCGCAACGCCGACCAGTTGCAACGGGCGACCGGCTCGATCCGGCCCTGGCTGGTTACGGTTGCCCGGCGGATCGTGATCGACGGGCACCGCAGCCGAAAGGCCCGGCCCCAAGAGGTCGACGCGACCCCGCTGGAGACCATGCCCGCCGCCGATGTGATCGACCGGGCGCTGCGCCTGATGACGATCTCCGAGGCGCTGAGCGACCTGAGCCAGGCCCACCGAGAGGCCCTCGTCGAGACGTACTTCAAGGAACGTACGGTCAGCGAGGCAGCGGAGGTGCTGCGCGTGCCGGCCGGAACCGTGCGGTCCCGGGTGTTCTACGCGCTGCGCTCCCTGAAGCTCTCACTCGAGGAACGAGGAGTGACGGAGTGA
- a CDS encoding class I SAM-dependent methyltransferase, which yields MSRKSLLTNRASLTHKIGYALRHPDRITPYVRRTARDTWLRLKHPGHVAYYRAVMASDTGRNPEAAVGSRSHERWLALGEMQFDYLAEHGLKPSHRMLDIGCGNLRAGWRFIAYLDTGNYYGIDISPDILISAKQTLTTYELQDKLPHLTITQDLKLDFLPSAHFDVVHAHSVFSHSPLDVIDECLAHVGRILAPGGFFDFTFDRTEGAEHQVLREDFYYRTETLLQLARKHGLEARFMDDWETRKHGQSKIRVNNPQ from the coding sequence ATGTCGCGCAAGTCTTTGCTCACGAACCGCGCCAGCCTCACCCACAAGATCGGCTACGCGCTCCGCCACCCGGACCGGATCACTCCGTACGTCAGGCGCACCGCCCGCGACACCTGGCTGCGCCTCAAGCACCCCGGCCATGTGGCCTACTACCGGGCGGTGATGGCCTCCGACACCGGCCGCAATCCGGAGGCCGCGGTCGGCAGCCGCAGCCATGAGCGCTGGCTGGCACTGGGTGAGATGCAGTTCGACTACCTGGCCGAGCACGGTCTGAAGCCCAGCCACCGGATGCTGGACATCGGCTGCGGCAACCTGCGCGCCGGCTGGCGCTTCATCGCCTACCTGGACACCGGCAACTACTACGGCATCGATATCTCACCGGACATCCTGATCTCCGCGAAGCAGACCCTGACGACCTACGAACTCCAGGACAAACTGCCGCACTTGACGATCACGCAGGACCTGAAGCTGGACTTCCTGCCGTCCGCCCATTTCGACGTCGTCCACGCGCACAGCGTCTTCTCGCACTCACCACTCGACGTCATCGACGAGTGCCTCGCCCATGTCGGCCGGATCCTGGCCCCCGGCGGCTTCTTCGACTTCACCTTCGACCGCACCGAGGGCGCCGAACACCAGGTGCTGCGCGAGGACTTCTACTACCGGACCGAGACCCTGCTCCAGCTGGCCCGCAAGCACGGCCTGGAGGCGCGCTTCATGGACGACTGGGAGACGCGCAAGCACGGCCAGTCGAAGATCCGCGTCAACAACCCGCAGTAG
- a CDS encoding NAD-dependent malic enzyme, whose amino-acid sequence MATAPSVSYSMTVRLEVPASGTAVSQLTTAVESHGGSVTGLDVTASGHEKLRIDVTIAATSTAHADEIVQQLRTIEGVSLGKVSDRTFLMHLGGKIEMSSKHPIRNRDDLSMIYTPGVARVCQAIADNPEDARRLTIKRNSVAVVTDGSAVLGLGNIGPKAALPVMEGKAALFKRFAGIDAWPLCLDTQDTDAIVEIVKAIAPGFAGINLEDISAPRCFEIEARLREALDIPVFHDDQHGTAIVVLAALTNALRVVGKKIDDVRVVMSGAGAAGTAILKLLIAAGVRHAVVADIHGVVHAGRTDLVDADPDSPLRWIADNTNPEGVTGTLKEAVVGADVFIGVSAPNVLDGDDVARMAEGAIVFALANPDPEVDPALARQTAAVVATGRSDFPNQINNVLVFPGVFRGLLDAHSRTVNTEMMLAAAGALADVVLEDEVNPNYIIPSVFNEKVAGAVAGAVREAAKSGDPAVTATTAV is encoded by the coding sequence ATGGCAACGGCGCCCAGCGTCTCCTACTCGATGACGGTCCGGCTGGAGGTGCCCGCGAGCGGAACCGCGGTCTCCCAGCTCACCACGGCCGTCGAGTCCCACGGAGGCTCGGTGACCGGCCTCGACGTCACTGCGTCCGGACACGAAAAGCTCCGCATCGACGTCACCATCGCGGCGACCTCCACGGCCCACGCCGACGAGATCGTCCAGCAGCTGCGCACCATCGAGGGCGTCTCGCTCGGCAAGGTCTCCGACCGTACGTTCCTGATGCACCTCGGCGGCAAGATCGAGATGTCGTCGAAGCACCCCATCCGCAACCGTGACGACCTGTCGATGATCTACACCCCGGGCGTCGCCCGTGTGTGCCAGGCCATCGCCGACAACCCCGAGGACGCCCGCCGGCTGACCATCAAACGCAACAGCGTCGCGGTCGTCACCGACGGCTCCGCCGTCCTCGGCCTCGGCAACATCGGTCCCAAGGCCGCGCTGCCCGTCATGGAGGGCAAGGCGGCCCTCTTCAAGCGCTTCGCCGGCATCGACGCCTGGCCGCTGTGCCTGGACACCCAGGACACCGACGCGATCGTGGAGATCGTCAAGGCCATCGCCCCCGGCTTCGCCGGCATCAACCTGGAGGACATCTCCGCCCCCCGCTGCTTCGAGATCGAGGCACGGCTGCGCGAGGCCCTGGACATCCCGGTCTTCCACGACGACCAGCACGGCACCGCCATCGTGGTGCTCGCCGCGCTCACCAACGCGCTGCGTGTCGTCGGCAAGAAGATCGACGACGTCCGGGTCGTGATGTCCGGCGCCGGCGCGGCCGGCACCGCCATCCTCAAGCTGCTGATCGCCGCCGGTGTCCGGCACGCCGTCGTCGCCGACATCCACGGTGTGGTGCACGCCGGCCGCACCGACCTGGTCGACGCCGACCCGGACTCGCCGCTGCGCTGGATCGCCGACAACACCAACCCCGAGGGCGTCACCGGCACCCTCAAGGAGGCCGTGGTCGGCGCGGACGTCTTCATCGGCGTCTCCGCCCCCAACGTCCTGGACGGCGACGATGTCGCGAGGATGGCCGAAGGCGCGATCGTGTTCGCACTCGCCAACCCCGACCCGGAGGTCGACCCGGCCCTTGCCCGGCAGACCGCCGCCGTCGTGGCCACCGGCCGCTCCGACTTCCCGAACCAGATCAACAACGTCCTGGTCTTCCCCGGAGTCTTCCGCGGCCTCCTGGACGCCCACTCCCGTACGGTGAACACCGAGATGATGCTGGCCGCGGCCGGAGCCCTCGCGGACGTCGTCCTGGAGGACGAGGTCAACCCGAACTACATCATCCCCAGCGTCTTCAACGAGAAGGTCGCGGGCGCGGTGGCCGGTGCCGTCCGGGAGGCCGCGAAGAGCGGCGACCCGGCTGTGACAGCCACCACGGCGGTCTGA
- a CDS encoding HU family DNA-binding protein codes for MNRSELVAALADRAEVTRKDADAVLAALAEVTGEVVAKGDEKVTIPGFLTFERTHRAARTARNPQTGDPIQIPAGYSVKVSAGSKLKEAAKGK; via the coding sequence ATGAACCGCAGTGAGCTGGTGGCCGCTCTGGCCGATCGCGCCGAGGTGACCCGCAAGGACGCCGACGCCGTTCTGGCCGCCCTCGCCGAGGTGACCGGCGAGGTCGTCGCCAAGGGCGACGAGAAGGTCACCATCCCCGGCTTCCTGACCTTCGAGCGCACCCACCGTGCCGCTCGCACCGCGCGCAACCCGCAGACCGGCGACCCGATCCAGATCCCGGCCGGCTACAGCGTGAAGGTCTCCGCGGGCTCCAAGCTCAAGGAAGCCGCCAAGGGTAAGTAA
- a CDS encoding anti-sigma factor family protein: MIPPTQPDRHSDVGAYALGVLDTADTERFEAHLVGCDRCAAELEELMALTPVLAEFKQSAPTPQTITAVPGPRVLDGLLDEVHATRRGRGRRRLFLVAAAVVLIVGGPLATFSLKGEGDEAPTPPLANAVRAQYAAGEKVTSTDPDTKVSAGVSMAARPWGTQVVLELANVKGPLSCDLVAVGKDGKRQTVTTWAVPKGGYGIPGSAAKWNREPLYATGGAALNRGDIDHFEINTLDGKRLATVKA, encoded by the coding sequence GTGATCCCGCCCACGCAGCCGGACCGGCACAGCGACGTCGGCGCCTATGCGCTGGGCGTCCTGGACACCGCCGACACGGAACGGTTCGAGGCGCATCTCGTCGGCTGTGACCGGTGCGCGGCCGAACTCGAGGAGCTGATGGCGCTGACGCCGGTGCTCGCCGAGTTCAAACAGTCCGCGCCCACCCCGCAGACGATCACGGCCGTCCCCGGGCCCCGGGTGCTGGACGGACTGCTCGACGAGGTCCACGCCACCCGCCGCGGCCGCGGCCGGCGCCGGCTGTTCCTGGTCGCCGCGGCCGTCGTGCTGATCGTCGGCGGGCCGCTCGCCACCTTCTCCCTCAAGGGGGAGGGGGACGAGGCGCCGACGCCGCCGCTGGCGAACGCCGTCCGGGCCCAGTACGCCGCGGGCGAGAAGGTGACCTCCACCGACCCGGACACCAAGGTCTCGGCGGGCGTCTCCATGGCCGCCCGGCCCTGGGGCACCCAGGTCGTCCTCGAACTCGCCAACGTCAAGGGGCCGCTGAGCTGCGACCTGGTCGCCGTCGGCAAGGACGGCAAGCGGCAGACCGTCACCACCTGGGCGGTCCCCAAGGGCGGCTACGGCATCCCGGGCAGCGCCGCGAAGTGGAACCGCGAGCCCCTCTACGCGACGGGCGGAGCGGCCCTCAACCGCGGCGACATCGACCACTTCGAGATCAACACGCTGGACGGCAAGCGGCTGGCCACGGTGAAGGCCTGA
- a CDS encoding CGNR zinc finger domain-containing protein, whose protein sequence is MAAPCELRFDCGRICLDLAATADGAAAERLAGPDQLRAWLTGAGLVPHGTPLDGVDGRWVGRFRGLRELLLRVVHDELRGGAAEADLALLNSAAAAGQPPAVRAVRAPDGTLARALPGPPECAGLLAAVARDAIGLLTDAAARAQLRQCEGESCTLVYLDTSRGRRRRWCSSEVCGNRERVARHRRRTTVRREQSGGAVADPVTRAENFSAGR, encoded by the coding sequence ATGGCGGCGCCTTGTGAGCTGCGGTTCGACTGCGGGCGGATCTGCCTGGACCTGGCGGCCACCGCGGACGGCGCCGCCGCCGAACGCCTCGCCGGCCCGGACCAGTTGCGGGCCTGGCTGACCGGCGCGGGCCTGGTGCCGCACGGCACCCCGCTGGACGGCGTCGACGGGCGCTGGGTCGGCCGCTTCCGCGGGCTGCGGGAGCTGCTGCTCCGGGTCGTGCACGACGAGCTGCGGGGCGGGGCGGCCGAGGCCGATCTGGCCCTGCTCAACTCCGCGGCCGCCGCCGGGCAGCCGCCCGCCGTCCGCGCCGTACGGGCCCCGGACGGCACCCTGGCCCGTGCCCTCCCCGGCCCGCCCGAATGCGCCGGACTGCTGGCCGCGGTCGCCCGGGACGCGATCGGGCTGCTGACCGACGCGGCGGCGCGCGCCCAGCTGCGGCAGTGCGAGGGCGAGAGCTGCACCCTGGTCTACCTGGACACCTCGCGGGGCCGCCGCCGTCGTTGGTGCTCCAGCGAAGTGTGCGGCAACCGGGAGCGGGTGGCGCGGCACCGGAGGCGGACGACGGTGCGCCGGGAGCAGTCCGGCGGCGCCGTCGCGGACCCCGTCACCAGGGCGGAAAACTTTTCCGCCGGACGCTGA
- a CDS encoding uroporphyrinogen-III synthase — MHEQQQEHSEQERTASEPGPDAGPDPKPDPRPAVRPLEGFTVGVTAARRAEELGALLERRGAQVLHAPALRIVPLPDDTELLAVTRDLIEHAPDIVVATTAIGFRGWIEAAEGWGLGEALLDRLTGVELLARGPKVRGAIRAAGLTEKWSPASESMAEVLDRLLAEGVAGRRVALQLHGEPLPGFVEALRADGAEVVGVPVYRWMPPEDIGPVDRLLDAVTGRGLDAVTFTSAPAAASLLRRAGERGIREEVLAALRQDVLPVCVGPVTALPLQAEDVPTLQPERFRLGPLVQLLCRELPGRVEMLPVAGRRLEIRGHAVVLDGALRPVPPAGMALLRALARRPGWVVSRADLLRALPGAGRDEHAVETAMARLRVALGAPKLIQTVVKRGYRLSLDPHADTDKYGGE, encoded by the coding sequence ATGCACGAACAACAGCAGGAGCACAGCGAGCAGGAGCGGACGGCATCCGAGCCGGGACCGGACGCGGGGCCGGACCCGAAGCCGGACCCGAGGCCGGCCGTCCGGCCGCTGGAGGGGTTCACCGTCGGGGTGACCGCGGCCCGGCGGGCGGAGGAGCTGGGCGCGCTGCTGGAACGGCGCGGCGCCCAGGTGCTGCATGCCCCCGCCCTGCGCATCGTTCCGCTGCCGGACGACACCGAGCTGCTCGCGGTGACCCGGGACCTGATCGAGCACGCCCCGGACATCGTCGTGGCCACCACCGCGATCGGCTTCCGCGGCTGGATCGAGGCCGCGGAGGGCTGGGGCCTGGGCGAGGCGCTGCTGGACCGGCTGACCGGGGTGGAGCTGCTGGCGCGCGGGCCCAAGGTGCGGGGTGCCATCCGGGCCGCCGGGCTGACCGAGAAGTGGTCACCGGCCTCCGAGTCGATGGCCGAGGTGCTGGACCGGCTGCTGGCGGAGGGCGTCGCCGGGCGGCGGGTGGCCCTCCAGCTGCACGGGGAGCCGCTGCCGGGGTTCGTCGAGGCGCTGCGGGCCGACGGCGCGGAGGTCGTCGGCGTCCCGGTGTACCGCTGGATGCCGCCGGAGGACATCGGTCCGGTCGACCGGCTGCTGGACGCGGTGACCGGGCGCGGGCTGGACGCGGTGACCTTCACCAGCGCGCCGGCCGCGGCGTCGCTGCTGCGCCGGGCCGGGGAGCGCGGTATCCGCGAGGAGGTGCTGGCGGCGCTGCGGCAGGACGTGCTGCCGGTGTGCGTGGGGCCGGTGACCGCGCTGCCGCTGCAGGCGGAGGACGTGCCCACGCTCCAGCCGGAGCGCTTCCGGCTCGGGCCGCTGGTGCAGCTGCTGTGCCGTGAACTGCCGGGCCGGGTGGAGATGTTGCCGGTGGCCGGGCGGCGGCTGGAGATCCGTGGGCACGCCGTCGTGCTGGACGGGGCGCTGCGGCCGGTGCCGCCGGCCGGGATGGCGCTGCTGCGCGCCCTGGCCCGCCGTCCCGGCTGGGTGGTCTCCCGTGCGGATCTGCTGCGCGCCCTGCCCGGCGCGGGCCGGGACGAGCATGCGGTGGAGACCGCGATGGCCCGGCTGCGGGTGGCGCTGGGCGCGCCCAAGCTGATCCAGACGGTCGTCAAGCGCGGCTACCGGCTGTCGTTGGACCCGCATGCGGACACGGACAAGTACGGCGGGGAATAG